In Dromiciops gliroides isolate mDroGli1 chromosome 4, mDroGli1.pri, whole genome shotgun sequence, one DNA window encodes the following:
- the MTMR11 gene encoding myotubularin-related protein 11: MWWGGRGRSFNIPPQKEPEMGLLRPKSMQVSGMEEPRSPQNSSCPALQYLPEEQVLAWAPGVRRGLEPELPGTLICTNLRVLFRPQGWKGRQDSILSSDYDFALSNIGRLEAVSGLGRPQILRPGSLLKFVPDEILIHGRDFRLLRVGFGDGGLEPLAFRVAMAIIQARAQKSQAQQYDRMTLSKACWGLGPNEPPVPLLETPEDWEAERRKHGVRGWRVSTVNERFDVSTSLPRYFWVPRRTLDSEVRKAFGHFHQGRGPRLSWHHPGGSDLLRSGGFYEASDPNREDIRAVELLLQAGHSDVVLVDTVDELPSLADIQLAHLRLRALCLPDATVAEEKWLSALEGTRWLDHVRSCLRKASDISVLVTSRVRSVVLQEQGDRDLNGLLSSLVELLSAPGARTLHGLQTIVQREWVAAGHPFLTRLGGSGGSEEAPVFLLFLDCLWQLVHQFPSEFEFSEFFLLALHDSVRVPDTPTFLRDTPWERAKQSGQFSSYTQVYTPGSPQSPVGDLVPRPLTVWDWGLRYSHQQILQFYNPCYEPHHHSHSYTPREQPTPSTLGPPRSISLFSRGTLTPMNQLCPWRDGFSSLMSSSRWFLRHNTSSDSLADQEWGLPPHWGPSPLPPGLLLPGFLGPQIRLWRRCYLRGRPELQTGLSAPTISGLLDELAQLQELLRTWSSGASPGAQTKPKDPVTPLSPAR; the protein is encoded by the exons ATGTGGTGGGGGGGCCGGGGCCGGAGTTTCAACATCCCCCCACAGAAGGAGCCAGAGATGGGG CTTTTACGCCCAAAGTCCATGCAGGTGAGTGGGATGGAAGAGCCAAGGAGTCCACAGAATAGCAGCTGCCCAGCTCTTCAATACCTCCCAG AGGAACAGGTCTTGGCCTGGGCACCAGGAGTGAGAAGGGGGCTAGAACCGGAATTGCCTGGGACCCTGATCTGTACCAACTTGAGAGTATTGTTCCGCCCCCAAGGCTGGAAAGGAAGGCAG GACTCTATCCTGAGCAGTGACTATGATTTTGCTCTTAGCAACATTGGACGGTTGGAAGCTG TAAGTGGCCTTGGCAGGCCCCAGATCCTTCGACCAGGGTCTCTGCTCAAGTTTGTGCCAGATGAAATTCTAATCCATGGACGAGACTTCCGTCTTCTGAGGGTTGGCTTTGGAGACGGGGGACTGGAGCCCCTTGCCTTTAGG GTGGCCATGGCGATTATCCAGGCTCGAGCCCAGAAGAGTCAAGCCCAACAGTATGACAGAATGACTCTGAGCAAAGCTT gTTGGGGTCTGGGCCCCAACGAGCCCCCTGTTCCCCTCTTAGAGACCCCTGAGGACTGGGAGGCTGAACGGAGGAAGCATGGGGTCAGAGGCTGGAGGGTCAGCACCGTCAATGAGAGATTCGATGTATCCACCAG TCTCCCGCGATACTTCTGGGTCCCTAGACGGACGCTGGACAGTGAAGTCCGAAAGGCATTTGGTCACTTCCACCAGGGCCGTGGACCG cGCCTCTCCTGGCATCATCCTGGAGGCAGTGATCTTCTCCGCTCTGGTGGGTTTTATGAAGCCAGTGATCCTAACAGGGAGGATATCAG GGCAGTGGAGTTACTATTGCAGGCGGGGCATTCGGATGTTGTCCTGGTGGATACTGTGGATGAGCTACCCAGCCTTGCAGATATCCAGCTTGCCCATTTGAGGCTTCGTGCCCTCTGCCTTCCTG atgcaaCTGTAGCTGAGGAAAAATGGCTTTCAGCCCTGGAGGGAACTCGATGGCTGGACCATGTCAG GTCCTGTCTCCGAAAGGCCAGTGACATCTCAGTGCTGGTGACCTCCAGGGTCCGATCTGTAGTCCTTCAAG AACAAGGTGATCGTGACCTCAATGGCCTCCTTTCTTCACTTGTCGAGCTGCTCTCGGCCCCTGGAGCTCGGACCCTGCATGGCCTCCAGACTATTGTCCAGCGAGAGTGGGTAGCAGCTGGACATCCCTTCCTGACCCGTCTGGGAGGGTCCGGAGGAAGTGAGGAG GCCCCagtattccttcttttccttgatTGCCTCTGGCAACTGGTCCATCAATTTCCATCAGAGTTTGAATTCTCTGAGTTCTTCCTCCTGGCCCTTCATGATAGTGTCAGAGTTCCTGACACCCCTACCTTCCTGAGAGACACCCCCTGGGAGCGGGCAAAGCAGAGTGGGCAG TTCAGCTCCTATACCCAAGTCTATACACCAGGATCCCCTCAGTCTCCAGTTGGAGACCTGGTCCCCAGACCACTGACTGTCTGGGATTGGGGTCTTCGATATAGCCATCAGCAGATACTTCAGTTCTATAACCCATGTTATGAACCACATCACCACTCACATTCCTATacccctagagagcag CCAACTCCATCGACTCTTGGTCCTCCACGATCCATATCGCTCTTCTCTCGGGGAACCCTGACCCCGATGAACCAGCTCTGTCCTTGGCGGGATGGTTTTTCCTCACTGATGTCTTCATCACGATGGTTCCTCCGACACAATACATCCTCTGATAGCCTGGCTGACCAGGAATGGGGACTGCCTCCTCACTGGGGACCCTCCCCTTTGCCTCCTGGACTTCTGCTGCCTGGATTCCTAGGGCCCCAGATCAGACTCTGGAGACGCTGCTACCTAAGGGGGCGGCCTGAGCTCCAG aCAGGTCTGTCGGCCCCAACAATCTCTGGACTCTTGGATGAGCTGGCCCAGCTCCAGGAGCTGCTGAGGACGTGGTCATCGGGGGCATCACCTGGGGCTCAGACCAAACCCAAAGACCCAGTTACCCCCCTGTCTCCGGCCCGATGA
- the SF3B4 gene encoding splicing factor 3B subunit 4: MAAGPISERNQDATVYVGGLDEKVSEPLLWELFLQAGPVVNTHMPKDRVTGQHQGYGFVEFLSEEDADYAIKIMNMIKLYGKPIRVNKASAHNKNLDVGANIFIGNLDPEIDEKLLYDTFSAFGVILQTPKIMRDPDTGNSKGYAFINFASFDASDAAIEAMNGQYLCNRPITVSYAFKKDSKGERHGSAAERLLAAQNPLSQADRPHQLFADAPPPPSAPNPVVSSLGSGLPPPGMPPPGSFPPPVPPPGALPPGIPPAMPPPPMPPGAGAHGPPSAGTPGAGHPGHGHSHPHPFPPGGMPHPGMSQMQLAHHGPHGLGHPHAGPPGSGGQPPPRPPPGMPHPGPPPMGMPPRGPPFGSPMGHPGPMPPHGMRGPPPLMPPHGYSGPPRPPPYGYQRGPLPPPRPSPRPPVPPRGPLRGPLPQ; the protein is encoded by the exons ATGGCGGCCGGGCCCATCTCCGAACGGAATCAGG ATGCCACTGTGTACGTGGGGGGCCTGGACGAGAAGGTCAGCGAGCCGCTGCTATGGGAGCTCTTCCTTCAGGCCGGACCCGTGGTCAACACTCACATGCCCAAGGACAGAGTCACGGGGCAGCACCAAG GCTATGGATTTGTGGAATTCCTGAGTGAAGAGGATGCTGACTATGCCATTAAAATCATGAACATGATCAAACTGTATGGGAAGCCAATACGAGTGAACAAAGCATCAGCTCACAACAAGAACCTAGATGTGGGGGCCAACATTTTCATAGGGAACCTAGATCCTGAGATTGATGAGAAGCTGCTCTATGATACCTTCAGCGCCTTTGGGGTTATTTTGCAGACTCCCAAGATCATGCGGGACCCTGACACAGGCAACTCCAAGGGCTATGCCTTTATTAATTTTGCTTCATTTGATGCCTCCGATGCAGCAATTGAAGCCATGAATGGGCAATACCTGTGTAATCGACCTATCACAGTATCTTATGCCTTCAAGAAGGACTCGAAGGGTGAACGCCACGGCTCTGCAGCTGAGCGACTTCTGGCAGCACAGAACCCCTTGTCTCAGGCAGATCGGCCCCATCAGCTGTTTGCTGATGCACCACCCCCACCCTCTGCCCCTAATCCTGTTGTGTCTTCCTTGGGATCTGGGCTTCCTCCACCAG GGATGCCCCCACCAGGCTCATTCCCACCTCCTGTGCCACCTCCTGGAGCCCTTCCTCCAGGAATACCCCCAGCCATGCCTCCCCCACCTATGCCTCCGGGGGCTGGAGCCCATGGCCCTCCATCCGCAGGAACTCCTGGGGCTGGGCATCCAGGACACGGACACTCACATCCCCATCCATTCCCACCAGGTGGAATGCCTCATCCCG GTATGTCCCAGATGCAGCTTGCCCACCATGGTCCCCATGGCTTGGGACATCCCCATGCGGGGCCCCCAGGTTCAGGGGGACAGCCTCCTCCGAGACCACCACCAGGAATGCCCCATCCTGGCCCTCCTCCTATGGGAATGCCACCCCGAGGACCCCCTTTTGGATCTCCCATGG GTCACCCAGGCCCCATGCCTCCCCATGGTATGCGAGGACCTCCTCCGTTAATGCCCCCCCATGGATACAGCGGCCCCCCTCGACCTCCACCCTATGGCTACCAAAGAggaccccttcccccacctcggCCCTCCCCCCGTCCCCCAGTACCCCCTCGAGGTCCACTTCGGGGTCCTCTTCCTCAGTAG